A part of Candidatus Polarisedimenticolaceae bacterium genomic DNA contains:
- a CDS encoding AAA family ATPase: MKPTEINAFLQARVIGQEETLRFVSVAIFKHVQGERYGNLLMIGNSGTGKTTIMRAMERLYESTEAFHEYRSVVIMNANQFASEEGIVDPNRLLTRLEERAREILGEDATAEEIGNYMEHATVCIDEIDKISATVGGKPYVTGINIQQGLLTLIEGERILFPVTQFRNKQIERVPVHIDTGKMLFLCAGAFETLYDQVYRRVTSPTSRVKLPTETVYADGEVQIKEYFTLRHWFKQEDLFDYGMQPQFLSRFDNAIILEDLHAGTLSRIFVEPDDAVFRASQGFFKKYGIDLEITEGAIRKVAEEAARSSRIGARALKAVWGKIIKPFEFDPYSQDDVKQVGDRRRLVVDEAVVNRALRPPV; the protein is encoded by the coding sequence ATGAAGCCCACCGAGATCAACGCCTTCCTCCAGGCCCGGGTGATCGGCCAGGAGGAGACCCTCCGATTCGTCTCCGTCGCGATCTTCAAGCACGTCCAGGGGGAGCGCTACGGCAACCTCCTGATGATCGGGAACTCCGGCACCGGCAAGACCACGATCATGCGCGCCATGGAGCGCCTCTACGAGTCGACCGAGGCCTTCCACGAGTACCGGTCGGTCGTGATCATGAACGCCAACCAGTTCGCGAGCGAGGAGGGGATCGTCGACCCCAACCGCCTGCTCACGCGCCTGGAGGAGCGGGCGAGGGAGATCCTCGGGGAGGACGCGACCGCCGAGGAGATCGGGAACTACATGGAGCACGCCACCGTCTGCATCGACGAGATCGACAAGATCTCGGCGACGGTCGGCGGCAAGCCCTACGTCACCGGCATCAACATCCAGCAGGGCCTGCTGACCCTGATCGAGGGGGAGCGCATCCTCTTCCCCGTCACGCAGTTCCGGAACAAGCAGATCGAGAGGGTCCCGGTGCACATCGACACCGGGAAGATGCTGTTCCTGTGCGCGGGGGCCTTCGAGACCCTGTACGACCAGGTGTACCGGCGCGTCACCTCGCCGACGAGCCGCGTGAAGCTCCCGACCGAGACCGTCTACGCCGACGGCGAGGTCCAGATCAAGGAGTACTTCACCCTGCGCCACTGGTTCAAGCAGGAGGACCTCTTCGACTACGGCATGCAGCCGCAGTTCCTCTCGCGCTTCGACAACGCGATCATCCTGGAGGACCTGCACGCGGGCACCTTGTCCCGGATCTTCGTCGAGCCGGATGACGCGGTCTTCCGCGCCTCGCAGGGCTTCTTCAAGAAATACGGGATCGATCTCGAGATCACCGAGGGGGCGATCCGCAAGGTCGCGGAGGAAGCGGCGCGCTCGAGCCGTATCGGAGCCCGCGCCCTGAAGGCGGTCTGGGGGAAGATCATCAAGCCGTTCGAGTTCGATCCGTATTCGCAGGACGACGTGAAGCAGGTCGGCGACCGCCGCCGGCTCGTCGTGGACGAGGCCGTCGTCAACCGGGCCCTGCGTCCGCCGGTCTGA
- a CDS encoding prohibitin family protein, whose protein sequence is MQIILLFVLAAAAVGAFLFARARRRRGGEILDRDGIPVRVRGVLPMVAALAVVFLVLIASVRVVPVGHNLVIFNTVTKSFRAAEQGVAFVPPFIASTHLYDMRRLEYTMSKMTGEGRRPDTDDSLWSPTAEGLQVGIDITVWHHIAPDKVIEIHQKIGPDFEEKIIRPAIRSVIRLVISEYAVMDVYSSKRARIQEEINAKVKALVEKDGFVIDEIVLRDVRFTDQFAQAIEQKQIAQQSAEQMKYVLEKEQREAERKVIEAEGRANAIEKINEALRQNPNYIRYLYVDKLSDKISVIVSDQNTIMDLKGILDARKP, encoded by the coding sequence ATGCAGATCATCCTGCTCTTCGTCCTGGCCGCCGCGGCGGTCGGAGCGTTCCTCTTCGCACGCGCGCGCCGGCGCCGGGGGGGCGAGATCCTCGACCGGGACGGGATCCCCGTCCGGGTCCGGGGGGTCCTCCCGATGGTCGCGGCGCTCGCGGTCGTGTTCCTGGTGCTGATCGCGTCGGTCCGGGTCGTCCCGGTGGGTCACAATCTCGTGATCTTCAACACGGTGACGAAGTCGTTCCGGGCGGCGGAGCAGGGGGTCGCGTTCGTGCCCCCCTTCATCGCCTCGACCCACCTCTACGACATGCGGCGGCTCGAATACACGATGTCCAAGATGACCGGGGAAGGGCGTCGCCCGGACACCGACGACTCGTTGTGGTCGCCGACGGCGGAGGGGCTGCAGGTCGGGATCGACATCACGGTCTGGCACCACATCGCGCCCGACAAGGTCATCGAGATCCACCAGAAGATCGGGCCGGATTTCGAGGAGAAGATCATCCGCCCGGCGATCCGGTCGGTGATCCGGCTCGTCATCTCCGAATACGCGGTCATGGACGTCTACTCCTCCAAGCGCGCGAGGATCCAGGAGGAGATCAACGCGAAGGTCAAGGCGCTCGTCGAAAAGGACGGGTTCGTGATCGACGAGATCGTGCTGCGCGACGTCCGCTTCACCGACCAGTTCGCCCAGGCGATCGAGCAGAAGCAGATCGCCCAGCAGTCCGCCGAGCAGATGAAATACGTGCTCGAGAAGGAGCAGCGCGAGGCGGAGCGGAAGGTGATCGAGGCGGAAGGGCGCGCCAACGCGATCGAGAAGATCAACGAGGCGCTGCGACAGAATCCGAACTACATCCGATACCTTTACGTGGACAAGCTCTCCGACAAGATCTCCGTGATCGTCTCCGACCAGAACACGATCATGGATCTCAAGGGGATTCTCGACGCGAGGAAGCCATGA
- a CDS encoding S9 family peptidase, giving the protein MIRAFVAACAAVLATATPAESAAKRPMTVEDLWAMTRVGAPSLSPDGKWAVFSATDWSMEENKSNSDLWIVPTDASAPPRRLTFHEGSDGGPSFSPDGRFILFSSKRGDGPSQLYRLPVDGGEAEKLTDLPVPPEDPKWFPDGTKIVFLAHTWPDLNDDFAAVKKRLDEAEKAKAKAFVSENRLVRYWDRWVTDGRYPHFFALDLATRKVTDLTPGMARHMGLMETGGGWDLSPSGGEIAFTANATEPPYATLNYDVFVVGASGGQIVNLTADNPADDGRPRYSPDGRWLLYGRQTRANVDPDFTKLTLRNRDSGTTTNLAAGWDFNPSGWEFAPDSTTITLVAEQGGRDHLWALTLDGTPPRLVRRGGSIGGARPGPDGLVVYSKQSILSPAELFATTLAGEAERALTAFNRERLEALDLGSYEDVRFRGAGGDEVQMFVVYPPGFDPKKKWPLLQVLHGGPHGSTTDSWHYRWNAALFSSNGIIGAHVNFHGSMGEGQKFAESIVGAHGDKPYEDVMKSTDALIARGFVDPERMAVSGGSYGGYLTSWTISQTPRFKAAIVHAGVYDFLSQMASDVSYGRLENYGGTPWDSPEKIDRWSPSRQAKGFRTPTLVIHGDKDYRVPVTQGLELYGVLQAKGVPSRLVVFPEENHWVLKPQNAKLWWSEFFGWLDRYGVTGGGK; this is encoded by the coding sequence ATGATCCGTGCCTTCGTTGCGGCGTGCGCCGCCGTTCTCGCCACGGCGACGCCCGCCGAATCCGCCGCGAAGCGACCCATGACCGTCGAGGACCTCTGGGCGATGACGCGCGTGGGCGCGCCTTCGCTCTCCCCCGACGGGAAGTGGGCGGTGTTCTCGGCGACCGACTGGTCGATGGAAGAGAACAAGTCCAACTCGGATCTTTGGATCGTGCCGACGGACGCGAGCGCGCCGCCGCGGCGGCTGACCTTCCACGAGGGGTCGGACGGCGGCCCGTCGTTCTCCCCCGACGGGCGCTTCATCCTGTTCAGCTCGAAACGCGGCGACGGGCCGTCGCAGCTGTACCGCCTGCCGGTCGACGGCGGCGAAGCGGAGAAGCTCACCGACCTTCCCGTGCCCCCGGAGGATCCGAAGTGGTTCCCGGACGGGACGAAGATCGTCTTCCTGGCGCACACCTGGCCCGACCTCAACGACGACTTCGCCGCGGTCAAGAAGCGGCTCGACGAGGCGGAGAAGGCGAAGGCGAAGGCGTTCGTCTCCGAGAACCGTCTCGTGCGGTACTGGGATCGCTGGGTCACCGACGGGCGGTATCCCCATTTCTTCGCCCTCGATCTCGCGACGCGGAAGGTCACCGACCTCACGCCGGGAATGGCCCGCCACATGGGCCTGATGGAGACCGGGGGCGGCTGGGACCTCTCCCCGAGCGGCGGCGAGATCGCCTTCACCGCGAACGCGACCGAGCCCCCCTATGCGACGCTCAACTACGACGTCTTCGTCGTCGGGGCCTCGGGCGGCCAGATCGTCAACCTCACCGCCGACAACCCGGCCGACGACGGCCGGCCGCGCTACTCCCCCGACGGACGCTGGCTCCTCTACGGCCGCCAGACGCGCGCGAACGTCGACCCCGACTTCACGAAGCTGACCCTGCGCAACCGCGATTCGGGAACGACGACGAACCTCGCCGCGGGTTGGGACTTCAACCCCTCCGGCTGGGAATTCGCGCCGGACTCGACGACGATCACCCTCGTCGCGGAGCAGGGCGGGCGCGACCACCTCTGGGCGCTCACGCTCGACGGAACCCCGCCGCGCCTCGTGCGCCGCGGGGGATCGATCGGCGGCGCGCGGCCGGGACCGGACGGGCTCGTCGTCTACTCGAAGCAGTCCATCCTCTCCCCGGCGGAGCTCTTCGCGACGACGCTCGCCGGCGAGGCCGAACGCGCGCTGACCGCCTTCAACCGCGAGCGCCTCGAGGCGCTCGACCTCGGCTCCTACGAGGACGTCCGCTTCCGGGGGGCCGGCGGCGACGAAGTGCAGATGTTCGTCGTCTACCCGCCCGGGTTCGACCCGAAGAAGAAGTGGCCGCTGCTGCAGGTCCTCCACGGCGGACCGCACGGGTCCACGACCGACAGCTGGCACTACCGCTGGAATGCGGCGTTGTTCTCCTCGAACGGGATCATCGGGGCCCACGTCAACTTCCACGGCTCGATGGGCGAGGGCCAGAAGTTCGCCGAATCGATCGTCGGCGCGCACGGCGACAAGCCGTACGAGGACGTCATGAAGTCCACGGACGCGCTGATCGCCCGCGGCTTCGTCGACCCGGAGCGGATGGCGGTCTCCGGCGGCTCGTACGGCGGTTACCTGACGTCGTGGACGATCAGCCAGACCCCGCGCTTCAAGGCCGCGATCGTCCATGCCGGCGTGTACGACTTCCTCTCGCAGATGGCCTCGGACGTCTCGTACGGGCGCCTCGAGAACTACGGAGGGACTCCTTGGGACTCGCCCGAGAAGATCGACCGCTGGTCTCCGAGCCGGCAGGCGAAGGGGTTCCGGACACCCACCCTCGTGATCCACGGAGACAAGGACTACCGCGTCCCGGTCACGCAGGGGCTCGAGCTCTACGGGGTGCTCCAGGCCAAGGGGGTCCCCTCGCGGCTCGTGGTCTTCCCCGAGGAGAACCACTGGGTGCTCAAGCCGCAGAACGCGAAGCTGTGGTGGTCGGAGTTTTTCGGCTGGCTCGACCGTTACGGGGTGACGGGGGGCGGGAAGTAG
- a CDS encoding type II toxin-antitoxin system VapC family toxin, translating to MIVADTDVLIDFLQGREPAAARVARELERGRLVTTVVTRFELLAGARSERQRASLQRLLAAVRCLALDPSGADRAAAVRTHLESKGEPIGMADSLIAGVVLEHGATLLTRNRRHFDRVPDLPLGKL from the coding sequence ATGATCGTCGCCGACACGGACGTCCTGATCGACTTTCTACAGGGCCGCGAGCCCGCAGCCGCACGCGTCGCGCGGGAACTCGAGCGGGGGAGGCTCGTCACGACGGTCGTGACGCGCTTCGAGCTGCTCGCGGGCGCGCGCAGCGAGCGGCAGCGAGCGAGCCTCCAGCGCCTCCTCGCAGCGGTTCGTTGTCTGGCGCTCGATCCGTCGGGGGCCGATCGGGCCGCTGCCGTCCGCACGCACCTCGAATCGAAGGGCGAGCCGATCGGCATGGCGGACAGCCTGATCGCCGGGGTCGTGCTCGAGCACGGGGCGACGCTTCTGACCCGGAATCGCCGTCACTTCGATCGCGTGCCGGATCTTCCGCTCGGAAAGCTCTGA
- a CDS encoding ankyrin repeat domain-containing protein, with amino-acid sequence MRRLPVLLAGVAILAACTKPLDRDLGRALIGGDVEQARRLVKEGADINAPQSVRYGEPILVRLAVLPSASGVKTAIELGADPNRGDFVGRTALMVAAAANRTEAMRLLIDAGADVNLEAAAGRTALGAAKAEGSTEAIALLVAAGARDAEPKALYP; translated from the coding sequence ATGAGGCGCCTCCCCGTCCTCCTCGCGGGCGTCGCGATCCTCGCGGCCTGCACGAAACCGCTCGACCGCGACCTCGGACGCGCGCTGATCGGCGGGGACGTGGAGCAGGCGCGGCGCCTGGTGAAGGAGGGCGCCGACATCAACGCCCCGCAGAGCGTCCGCTACGGGGAGCCGATCCTCGTGCGTCTCGCAGTCCTTCCGAGCGCCTCCGGCGTGAAGACCGCGATCGAGCTCGGTGCGGACCCGAATCGCGGTGACTTCGTGGGGCGGACGGCGCTCATGGTCGCGGCGGCGGCGAACCGCACCGAGGCGATGCGCCTGCTGATCGACGCCGGAGCGGACGTGAACCTCGAAGCCGCCGCCGGACGCACCGCCCTGGGCGCTGCGAAGGCGGAAGGTTCGACCGAGGCGATCGCGCTCCTGGTCGCGGCGGGGGCGAGGGACGCGGAGCCGAAGGCGCTGTACCCTTGA
- a CDS encoding flavin reductase family protein gives MRVAVPLPKCYRLINHGPTTLITSAHAGRRNVMAAAWVMGIDFDPPRVAAVIAEGTYTRSLVEASGEFVIAVPTAAQTALTRALGSESGSGVDKFAKHALAVEPASKVAPPLIAGCAAWLECRVIPEPAIAQRYDLFVAEVVAAWADDASFRDGRWAFPDDAHRTIHHVAGGHFLRTGDPVGP, from the coding sequence ATGCGCGTCGCCGTTCCGCTCCCGAAGTGTTACCGCCTGATCAACCACGGTCCGACCACGCTGATCACCTCCGCCCACGCGGGGCGTCGCAACGTGATGGCGGCGGCGTGGGTGATGGGGATCGACTTCGACCCTCCCCGGGTCGCCGCGGTGATCGCGGAGGGGACGTACACCCGGTCCCTCGTCGAGGCCTCGGGGGAGTTCGTGATCGCGGTTCCCACCGCGGCGCAGACCGCCCTCACGCGGGCGCTCGGGAGCGAATCGGGGTCCGGAGTCGACAAGTTCGCGAAACACGCCCTCGCCGTCGAGCCCGCCTCGAAGGTCGCGCCCCCCCTGATCGCGGGGTGCGCCGCGTGGCTGGAGTGCCGGGTGATCCCGGAGCCCGCGATCGCGCAGCGCTACGATCTGTTCGTCGCCGAGGTCGTCGCCGCGTGGGCCGACGACGCCTCGTTCCGCGACGGACGCTGGGCGTTTCCCGACGACGCGCACCGCACGATCCATCACGTCGCGGGAGGACACTTCCTCAGGACCGGGGATCCGGTCGGGCCATGA